Genomic DNA from Euwallacea similis isolate ESF13 chromosome 11, ESF131.1, whole genome shotgun sequence:
atTACTAAAATACCTTTAGGCAAGTGCTCCCATTTGAAATGCAGCCCCCAATTGAATCCTCCTCTAACCAAAGGGCTTGAACTGTAGGCAAATGTATCTGGATTAATTATATCAATAATAGGCATTACAACATTGGTACTATTATCTTTAATTCGAGCGACAAGCGGTTCAATCCAGTGTTTATTCACTTCAATATGACTGTCCAGGAATATTAAAACCTACAAGATTTGTTTATACAACAAAATACTCCTCTTGTGAACCTTTAAAAAGACCTACATCCCCATATGCGTGTTGTGCCCCAAATATTCTTGCCCTAATAAGTCCCTCTCTCTGTTTagtcttaattaatttaattttatctaatttattgtcctttaaatacttttcaagGTCCTTATGCAAATTCTTGATGTCACTAAAATCATCTACTAACACTACCTCTTTCAAGAGATTCATTGGAGTTTTGTCCATAATTGAATGGAGAGTTCGTAGAAGTGTTCTGTAGTGCTCATTGTAGAAGCAAATTATAATGCTGGCTTGGGGTAGATTAGGCTCATAAGTTACATTTTTGCATCTAAAGCAAATGATCATTATtgtattattactattaggaTAACTTCAATCAACTTACAAAGCATGCCTAGTATCAGGAATCTCTCTGTGCAAACTTAGTTTATTGCTAATTAAAACATTGTAGGCATGAATTTTATAGCCTTCATCTTTAATTTCTTGTTCTTCAGGATTTTGTACAAGACCCAAACCAAAAAGTTCTGAAACAATATGGATTTGTTAAACTGAACAAATCAATCATTATATGATAATGTTACTCTTATTCCTTAGAAGactaagtattaaaaatttctaatgaagagGACAAGATGCATCCTTTTTATAGCACATTaatatcataaaatttcattctaaATAATCAAATGGTTCTTCAGATATACCTTTATgacacttaaataaatttattctgtAGAAAATAGCTAGACATGAGGATAAACATCCTTATCTAtgcaaaatgcaaatatttaaatagaggTAATGTACATTATACTTTATAGAACCTTATAACAGTCTTAGAACAATAGATCattactttaaatttgacataaaTCAAATACCTTGAAATTACCTACCTTCTTCAAGTTTACTTAAGTTCCTCAAAGGAGTCTTCAACACTGGTcgaagtttttcaaataaatcttttCTATTGTTaccataattttcaagaagaTTATTATACTGGCGTTTCCAATCTTTACTCTTGCTTAGAGCCTTATCTTTTCCCTTAATGTCTTCATTACTTTGCCAAATATTGTGAACACTTATGGAAGTTGTTGAAGTTGCTTTATATGGTTTGCTAACATTCTTGGCAATGTGTGTATATAAATATAGAGAGATTATCCAGGTCGCAGAGGCAAAACCTATTCCATAAAGGAAGGACCTATTTATGCTACccattttaagattttattcagatttgtttttttacttattataGTGGATTAATTGGACTAGGcatttccttaaaaatcaaTGAGTATTATTGGTTTAAATGCACTTAAAATCGATCTTATGTTAGTTCCAtatgataattaaataataatcaataatttattgatgttgattttatttgttttgaataGTAGCTTTTTTGGGGTTAAGTTTGAGATCCATTGCTTTTAGGGGTTCTGTCAACATTAAAAGCCTTTTCAATTTGGGTTCGAATGGTTCTCATTCTGTTCTTTCTGTTCAATGTTGCTCTCATTAAGCTGGAATCCCAGTCGAAACTTTACCACAATCCATCAAAATATATAGTGATTAAATAATGAATTCATAGCTGTATAAGATATAGggtgttcaaaatttaatataaaaagttttcgCAGGGTATTCTAGGACAATGAACTTTCAAGTCAATTAGTATTAAAACCCCATAtgttatttaacatttttgcatTATCTTTAAAACAGTTAGAGATAAGAGT
This window encodes:
- the LOC136412206 gene encoding polypeptide N-acetylgalactosaminyltransferase 35A-like isoform X1, which produces MGSINRSFLYGIGFASATWIISLYLYTHIAKNVSKPYKATSTTSISVHNIWQSNEDIKGKDKALSKSKDWKRQYNNLLENYGNNRKDLFEKLRPVLKTPLRNLSKLEEELFGLGLVQNPEEQEIKDEGYKIHAYNVLISNKLSLHREIPDTRHALCKNVTYEPNLPQASIIICFYNEHYRTLLRTLHSIMDKTPMNLLKEVVLVDDFSDIKNLHKDLEKYLKDNKLDKIKLIKTKQREGLIRARIFGAQHAYGDVLIFLDSHIEVNKHWIEPLVARIKDNSTNVVMPIIDIINPDTFAYSSSPLVRGGFNWGLHFKWEHLPKGTLEKPEDLIKPIKSPTMAGGLFAIDRVYFIKIGEYDAGMNIWGGENLEISFRLWMCGGSLEILPCSRVGHIFRPRRPYGSPDGQDTMLYNSLRVANVWMDDYKDYYLSHIKESKTMDFGDVSSRIQLRRELKCHDFDWYLKNVYPELTLPSDDEQRLKKKWSALEQDKFQPWHSRKRTYIDQFYIRLINSSLCIQCAKDVKTKGSSLILRPCLNSKKQLWYQTDKNELVLAQLLCLQAAKPHPILYKCHEMGADQEWRHKGGKNSPIYNLGAGTCLGVKKRKVNAAVEMRLCTDPELNTWDLINDN
- the LOC136412206 gene encoding polypeptide N-acetylgalactosaminyltransferase 35A-like isoform X2; the protein is MGSINRSFLYGIGFASATWIISLYLYTHIAKNVSKPYKATSTTSISVHNIWQSNEDIKGKDKALSKSKDWKRQYNNLLENYGNNRKDLFEKLRPVLKTPLRNLSKLEEELFGLGLVQNPEEQEIKDEGYKIHAYNVLISNKLSLHREIPDTRHALCKNVTYEPNLPQASIIICFYNEHYRTLLRTLHSIMDKTPMNLLKEVVLVDDFSDIKNLHKDLEKYLKDNKLDKIKLIKTKQREGLIRARIFGAQHAYGDVLIFLDSHIEVNKHWIEPLVARIKDNSTNVVMPIIDIINPDTFAYSSSPLVRGGFNWGLHFKWEHLPKGTLEKPEDLIKPIKSPTMAGGLFAIDRVYFIKIGEYDAGMNIWGGENLEISFRLWMCGGSLEILPCSRVGHIFRPRRPYGSPDGQDTMLYNSLRVANVWMDDYKDYYLSHIKESKTMDFGDVSSRIQLRRELKCHDFDWYLKNVYPELTLPSDDEQRLKKKWSALEQDKFQPWHSRKRTYIDQFYIRLINSSLCIQCAKDVKTKGSSLILRPCLNSKKQLWYQTDKNELVLAQLLCLQAAKPHPILYKCHEMGADQEWRHKGGNSPIYNLGAGTCLGVKKRKVNAAVEMRLCTDPELNTWDLINDN